The following coding sequences are from one Collimonas arenae window:
- the murB gene encoding UDP-N-acetylmuramate dehydrogenase, translated as MTSTIPKLPFQYDFSLRSHNTFGIDASARAYLPVATLATLQALRADADAVSMPRLVLGGGSNLVLTQDFPGLVLHMCNRGREIVGADEHAVYVRAAAGENWHDFLQWTLAQGFGGLENLSLIPGSVGAAPIQNIGAYGCELQDRFHSLTALDMDSGEILQLDREACAFAYRDSIFKQSLRDRAVVLDVTFALPKDWQPNLRYADVAQELAARGLDNPTARDISDAVIAIRTRKLPDPLLLGNAGSFFKNPIVPAAQRDALLAQNPQLVSYLQADGSYKLAAGWLIDQCGWKGKNLGNAGVYEKQALVLVNRGGASGQDVVRLAQAVQDDVMATFGVALEPEPMFI; from the coding sequence ATGACCTCCACTATCCCCAAACTGCCGTTCCAATACGACTTTTCGCTGCGTTCACATAACACATTCGGTATCGATGCCAGCGCCCGTGCCTATCTGCCGGTGGCCACGCTGGCGACCTTGCAGGCACTTCGGGCCGATGCTGATGCCGTTAGCATGCCGCGCCTGGTGCTGGGCGGCGGTAGCAACCTGGTCCTGACCCAGGATTTCCCCGGGCTGGTGTTGCATATGTGTAATCGCGGACGGGAAATTGTCGGCGCCGATGAGCATGCGGTTTATGTGCGCGCCGCCGCCGGTGAAAACTGGCACGATTTTTTGCAATGGACCCTGGCGCAAGGATTCGGCGGACTGGAAAATCTGTCCTTGATTCCCGGCAGCGTCGGCGCTGCGCCGATCCAGAATATCGGCGCCTACGGCTGCGAGTTGCAGGATCGCTTCCATAGCCTGACCGCGCTCGATATGGATAGCGGTGAGATATTGCAATTGGACCGCGAGGCTTGTGCATTTGCCTATCGCGATAGTATCTTCAAGCAAAGCCTGCGCGATCGGGCGGTGGTGCTGGACGTGACGTTTGCCTTGCCCAAGGATTGGCAGCCGAATCTGCGCTACGCCGATGTCGCACAAGAATTGGCGGCGCGCGGCCTGGACAATCCGACTGCTCGCGATATCAGCGATGCCGTGATCGCGATCCGTACCCGCAAGCTGCCCGATCCTCTATTGCTGGGCAATGCCGGCAGTTTCTTCAAGAATCCGATTGTTCCTGCGGCTCAGCGTGACGCATTGCTGGCGCAGAATCCGCAACTGGTGAGTTATCTGCAGGCGGATGGCAGCTACAAGTTGGCAGCCGGCTGGCTGATCGACCAGTGTGGCTGGAAAGGAAAGAATCTAGGGAATGCCGGAGTCTATGAAAAACAGGCGCTGGTACTGGTCAATCGCGGCGGCGCCAGTGGGCAGGATGTGGTGCGCCTGGCGCAGGCAGTGCAAGATGATGTAATGGCAACATTCGGGGTGGCACTGGAGCCGGAACCGATGTTTATTTGA
- a CDS encoding pyrimidine/purine nucleoside phosphorylase, with protein sequence MTTQFENVSVLKQGNVYFDGKCVSHTVIFADGSKKTLGVILPSALNFGTGVAEIMEITSGVCRVRQKDQQDWVQYTGGERFEIPANSSFDIETLETVNYVCHYA encoded by the coding sequence ATGACGACTCAATTCGAAAATGTCAGCGTCCTCAAGCAGGGGAATGTCTATTTCGACGGCAAATGTGTTTCCCACACCGTCATTTTCGCCGACGGCAGCAAGAAGACGCTAGGCGTCATCCTGCCGTCGGCGCTGAACTTCGGTACCGGCGTAGCAGAAATCATGGAAATCACCAGCGGCGTTTGCCGTGTGCGCCAGAAGGACCAGCAAGACTGGGTCCAGTACACTGGCGGCGAACGCTTTGAAATCCCGGCGAATTCCAGTTTCGATATCGAGACGCTGGAAACCGTCAATTACGTTTGCCATTACGCCTGA
- the argG gene encoding argininosuccinate synthase — translation MSNILQSVPVNEKVGIAFSGGLDTSAALHWMRQKGAIPYAYTANLGQPDEPDYDAIPKKAKAYGAELARLVDCREQLVAEGIAALQSGAFHISTAGVTYFNTTPLGRAVTGTMLVAAMREDKVDIWGDGSTFKGNDIERFYRYGLLVNPNLRIYKPWLDDKFIQELGGRKEMSEFMIASGFDYKMSVEKAYSTDSNMLGATHEAKDLEFLNSGMQIVEPIMGVAFWRDDVEVKRETVTVRFEEGRPVALNGIVFANQVELMMEANRIGGRHGLGMSDQIENRIIEAKSRGIYEAPGLALLFIAYERLVTGIHNEDTIEQYRESGRRLGRLLYQGRWFDSQAIMLRESAQRWVARAITGEVTIELRRGNDYSILNTESANLTYHPDRLTMEKGEGAFSPQDRIGQLTMRNLDISDTRQKLAIYQSTGLLASSNAVSLPLLDKDEKN, via the coding sequence ATGTCCAATATCCTGCAATCCGTTCCGGTCAACGAAAAAGTTGGCATCGCTTTCTCAGGCGGCCTCGACACCAGCGCTGCGCTGCATTGGATGCGCCAGAAAGGCGCTATTCCTTATGCCTATACTGCTAACCTGGGCCAGCCAGACGAGCCGGACTATGACGCTATTCCAAAGAAGGCCAAGGCCTACGGCGCAGAACTGGCGCGCCTGGTCGATTGCCGCGAACAGCTGGTGGCCGAAGGTATCGCAGCGTTGCAGAGCGGCGCCTTCCACATTTCCACCGCAGGCGTCACCTACTTCAACACCACTCCGCTTGGACGCGCCGTCACCGGCACCATGCTGGTGGCCGCGATGCGCGAAGACAAGGTCGATATCTGGGGCGACGGCAGCACCTTCAAGGGCAACGATATCGAGCGTTTCTACCGCTACGGCCTGCTGGTCAATCCGAATCTGCGCATCTACAAGCCTTGGCTCGATGACAAGTTCATCCAGGAATTGGGCGGCCGCAAGGAAATGTCGGAATTCATGATCGCATCGGGTTTCGATTACAAGATGTCGGTGGAAAAAGCCTACTCGACCGATTCCAACATGCTCGGCGCAACCCATGAAGCGAAAGACCTGGAATTCCTGAACTCCGGCATGCAGATCGTCGAACCGATCATGGGCGTCGCCTTCTGGCGCGACGATGTTGAAGTCAAGCGCGAAACAGTCACCGTGCGCTTTGAAGAAGGCCGTCCAGTCGCCCTCAACGGCATCGTGTTTGCCAACCAGGTCGAGCTGATGATGGAAGCCAACCGCATCGGCGGCCGCCATGGCCTCGGCATGAGCGACCAGATCGAGAACCGCATCATCGAAGCCAAGAGTCGCGGCATCTATGAAGCGCCGGGCCTGGCCCTGCTGTTCATCGCCTACGAACGCCTGGTCACAGGCATCCATAACGAAGACACCATCGAGCAATACCGCGAGAGCGGCCGTCGCCTGGGCCGCCTGCTGTATCAAGGCCGCTGGTTCGATTCGCAAGCGATCATGCTGCGCGAATCGGCGCAACGCTGGGTGGCGCGCGCCATCACTGGCGAAGTCACCATCGAACTGCGTCGCGGCAACGATTACTCGATCCTCAACACCGAGTCGGCCAACCTGACCTACCATCCGGATCGCCTGACCATGGAAAAGGGCGAAGGCGCGTTCTCGCCACAAGACCGCATCGGCCAACTGACGATGCGCAACCTCGACATCAGCGATACGCGCCAAAAACTGGCGATCTATCAAAGCACCGGTCTGCTGGCATCCAGCAACGCCGTATCTCTGCCGCTGCTCGACAAAGACGAGAAGAACTAA
- a CDS encoding VOC family protein → MIDHTGVTVSDYNKSKAFYSATLAAIGYELLLEIPAAVAGTDVAGFGEAPKPDFWIAQATTEKPAHKQSIHFAFRAASRAQVDAFYQAGLNAGGADNGAPGPRPHYHQNYYGAFVKDPDGHNIEAVCHDPQ, encoded by the coding sequence ATGATCGACCATACCGGCGTTACCGTTAGCGACTACAACAAGAGCAAGGCTTTTTACAGCGCCACGCTGGCCGCTATCGGCTATGAATTGCTGCTGGAAATCCCGGCAGCGGTGGCTGGCACTGATGTCGCCGGTTTCGGCGAAGCGCCCAAACCCGATTTCTGGATCGCCCAGGCGACTACGGAAAAGCCAGCGCACAAGCAATCCATCCATTTCGCCTTCCGGGCCGCCAGCCGGGCCCAGGTCGACGCCTTTTATCAAGCAGGACTCAACGCGGGCGGTGCCGACAACGGCGCGCCCGGTCCACGACCGCACTATCACCAAAATTATTATGGTGCGTTCGTGAAAGACCCCGATGGCCACAACATCGAAGCCGTTTGCCACGATCCTCAGTAA
- the argF gene encoding ornithine carbamoyltransferase — protein MAIKHYLQFSDFSLDEYEYVIERSRLIKRKFKNYEPHYTLLDRTLVMVFEKNSTRTRLSFEAGMHQLGGAAIYLNTRDSQLGRGEPVEDAAQVMSRMCDVIMIRTFGQDIIERFASHSRVPVINGLTNEQHPCQVLADVFTYIEHRGSIAGKKVAWIGDANNMLYSWLQAAQVFGFHVNVSTPKGYDIDPTQVAADNQRYTFFANPSDACEGVDLVTTDVWTSMGYEDENTARLKAFDGWIVDQAKMQRANPDALFMHCLPAHRGEEVSAEVIDGPQSVVWDEAENRLHVQKALLEYLVLGKVAE, from the coding sequence ATGGCAATCAAACATTACCTGCAGTTTTCTGATTTTTCGCTGGACGAATACGAATACGTGATTGAACGTAGCCGTCTCATCAAACGCAAATTCAAGAATTACGAACCGCACTACACGCTGCTCGATCGCACGCTGGTGATGGTGTTCGAGAAAAACTCGACCCGCACCCGCCTGTCGTTCGAAGCCGGCATGCATCAGCTGGGCGGTGCCGCAATCTACCTCAACACGCGCGACAGCCAACTGGGGCGCGGCGAGCCGGTGGAAGATGCGGCGCAGGTCATGTCGCGCATGTGCGACGTCATCATGATCCGCACCTTCGGCCAGGACATCATCGAACGCTTCGCTTCCCACTCGCGGGTGCCGGTGATCAACGGCCTGACCAACGAGCAGCATCCCTGCCAGGTATTGGCCGACGTCTTCACCTACATCGAGCACCGCGGTTCCATCGCCGGCAAGAAAGTGGCCTGGATCGGCGATGCCAACAACATGCTGTATTCCTGGCTGCAAGCGGCGCAGGTCTTCGGTTTCCACGTCAATGTATCGACGCCAAAAGGTTATGACATCGACCCGACCCAGGTGGCTGCCGACAATCAGCGCTATACCTTCTTCGCCAACCCATCCGACGCCTGCGAAGGCGTCGACCTGGTCACGACCGATGTCTGGACCAGCATGGGCTACGAAGATGAAAACACCGCGCGCCTGAAAGCCTTTGACGGCTGGATCGTCGACCAGGCCAAGATGCAGCGCGCCAACCCGGACGCCCTGTTCATGCACTGTCTGCCGGCGCATCGCGGCGAAGAAGTATCCGCCGAAGTGATCGACGGCCCGCAATCGGTGGTCTGGGATGAAGCCGAGAACCGCCTGCATGTGCAGAAAGCGTTGCTCGAATATCTGGTGCTGGGCAAAGTTGCGGAGTAA
- the rsgA gene encoding ribosome small subunit-dependent GTPase A: MVDHSKGAKQGQQQDSNGLVIAAHGRHYLVQARIGDESLKLQCVTRGKKSDVAVGDRVKLKLTSPNQGVIESIDERNSLLYRSDQYKAKLLAANVTQLFIVVATEPGFADDLISRALVAAEAAGVKAHIVLNKTDIVDALEKTRQRLQLYAGLGYPVHEVSARAFPEQTCATLQPLLEGQSTILIGQSGMGKSSLINLIVPDADIAVREISAALDTGKHTTTFTRLYEMDAADQSLDGNPANIIDSPGFQEFGLYQLSEGMLERAFVEFTPYLGKCKFYNCHHLIEPSCAVLEAVKDNNISPMRHQLYVQLLHESSQKLY, encoded by the coding sequence ATGGTTGACCACAGCAAAGGCGCCAAGCAAGGCCAGCAGCAGGACAGCAACGGCCTGGTGATTGCCGCCCATGGCCGGCACTATCTGGTGCAAGCGCGGATCGGCGACGAATCACTCAAATTGCAATGCGTCACCCGCGGCAAGAAAAGCGATGTGGCGGTCGGCGATCGCGTCAAGCTGAAGCTGACCTCGCCCAACCAGGGCGTGATCGAATCCATCGACGAGCGCAACAGCCTGCTGTATCGCTCCGATCAATACAAGGCCAAACTGCTCGCCGCCAACGTCACGCAGTTGTTCATCGTGGTAGCGACCGAACCGGGCTTTGCCGACGATCTGATCTCGCGTGCGCTGGTAGCGGCCGAAGCCGCCGGCGTCAAAGCCCATATCGTGCTCAACAAGACCGATATTGTCGATGCGCTGGAGAAGACCAGGCAGCGCTTGCAGTTGTATGCCGGCCTTGGCTATCCGGTGCACGAAGTCTCGGCGCGTGCCTTTCCGGAACAGACCTGCGCCACGCTGCAGCCGTTACTGGAAGGACAATCGACCATCCTGATCGGCCAGTCGGGCATGGGAAAATCATCGCTGATCAACCTGATCGTGCCCGACGCGGATATCGCCGTACGCGAAATTTCAGCCGCGCTCGATACCGGCAAGCACACCACCACGTTCACGCGCTTGTATGAAATGGATGCGGCCGACCAAAGCCTGGATGGCAACCCGGCCAATATCATCGATTCGCCGGGATTCCAGGAATTCGGCTTGTACCAGTTGAGCGAAGGCATGCTGGAACGTGCTTTCGTCGAATTCACGCCATACCTGGGAAAGTGCAAGTTTTATAACTGCCATCACCTGATCGAGCCGAGTTGTGCGGTGCTGGAGGCGGTCAAGGACAACAATATCTCGCCGATGCGGCATCAGCTTTACGTGCAGTTGCTGCATGAATCGTCGCAGAAGCTGTATTAA